A region from the Campylobacter blaseri genome encodes:
- a CDS encoding ParA family protein codes for MSEVITIANQKGGVGKTTTAINLSASLAMLGKKVLLIDVDPQANATTGFGFNRNDYEFNIYHVLTDRKKLSEVILETEVPNLFLAPSNIGLVGIEQEFTDQDSDYKLILKNKIKEVLNRYDYIIIDSPPTLGSITVNALGASDSVIIPIQCEFYALEGLALILNTVKIIKKTINSKLSIKGFLPTMYSSQNNLSKETVANLKQHFENKLFKYKDSDDFVVVPRNVKLAEAPSFGKPAILYDSKSIGSIAYQDLANCILG; via the coding sequence ATGAGTGAAGTAATAACCATTGCTAATCAAAAAGGCGGAGTTGGTAAAACTACAACTGCCATTAATTTGTCGGCCTCTTTGGCTATGCTTGGTAAAAAAGTTCTTTTAATTGATGTTGATCCACAAGCCAACGCTACTACTGGTTTTGGTTTTAATAGAAATGATTATGAGTTTAACATCTACCACGTTTTAACAGATAGAAAAAAACTTTCAGAGGTTATTTTAGAAACAGAGGTTCCAAATCTTTTTCTAGCACCATCAAATATAGGGCTAGTAGGAATTGAGCAAGAATTTACAGATCAAGATAGTGATTACAAGCTTATTTTGAAAAATAAGATTAAAGAAGTGCTAAATAGGTATGATTATATTATTATTGACTCACCTCCAACACTAGGAAGCATTACTGTAAATGCTTTAGGTGCAAGCGATAGTGTTATCATACCAATTCAATGTGAGTTTTATGCACTTGAAGGGCTAGCACTTATTTTAAATACTGTAAAAATTATAAAAAAGACTATTAATTCAAAGCTATCTATAAAAGGGTTTTTGCCTACAATGTATAGTTCTCAAAATAATCTTTCAAAAGAGACAGTGGCAAATTTAAAACAGCACTTTGAGAATAAGCTTTTTAAATATAAAGATAGTGATGATTTTGTAGTTGTTCCAAGAAATGTAAAGTTAGCAGAAGCACCAAGTTTTGGTAAGCCGGCTATTTTGTATGATTCAAAATCTATTGGTAGTATTGCTTATCAAGATTTGGCAAATTGTATTTTAGGGTGA
- a CDS encoding biotin--[acetyl-CoA-carboxylase] ligase → MAIEFIDSCESTQLLLIEKFKNNLISPPYFLVAFEQISGIGSRGNSWEGSFGNLHFSFCIDEKDISKDIPPQSISIYFAMLMRGILTSKGSKLWVKWPNDFYINNKKIGGLITNKIKSTYICGIGINLKNSPEFGDILDIDVEINSLVFEFFEILKKQISWKQIFSKFMLEFEKSRKFFSHIGNRKISLEFAKLCEDGAILINNKKVYSLR, encoded by the coding sequence TTGGCGATAGAATTTATTGATAGTTGTGAGTCAACACAGCTATTATTAATTGAAAAATTTAAAAATAATCTTATTAGCCCGCCATATTTTTTAGTAGCTTTTGAGCAAATTTCTGGTATTGGAAGTAGGGGAAATTCATGGGAAGGAAGCTTTGGGAATTTGCATTTTTCATTTTGTATAGATGAAAAAGATATTTCTAAAGATATACCACCACAATCAATTAGTATATATTTTGCAATGTTGATGAGAGGAATTTTAACCTCCAAGGGTTCAAAATTATGGGTTAAATGGCCAAATGATTTTTACATAAATAATAAGAAAATAGGCGGATTAATTACAAATAAAATAAAAAGCACATATATATGTGGAATTGGCATTAATTTAAAAAATAGTCCAGAATTTGGAGATATTTTGGATATCGATGTTGAGATAAATTCTTTGGTTTTTGAATTTTTTGAAATACTAAAGAAACAAATTTCATGGAAGCAAATTTTTAGTAAGTTTATGCTAGAATTCGAAAAATCAAGAAAATTCTTCTCACATATCGGCAATAGAAAGATAAGTTTAGAGTTTGCAAAACTCTGTGAGGATGGCGCTATTTTGATAAATAATAAAAAGGTGTATAGTTTAAGATGA
- the fmt gene encoding methionyl-tRNA formyltransferase, with amino-acid sequence MRIVFMGTPSYAKVILEEILKNNFEVVGVFTQPDKPVSRKKILTPPDVKKFILEKELEIPIFQPKTLRDEKAYQDILNLKPDFIIVAAYGQILPKNILDIAPCINLHASILPRYRGASPIQSAILAGEKETGITAMLMDVGLDDGDMLAFSYLNIKGLNADEVFDKLSVLAAKLTIKVLNEFESLKPIKQDESLVTKCTKIKKEDGLVKFNDNAKQVMRKFRAFKPWPGIFLENGTKLLDIKLKEGKKTENLGEITAIDKVSFSVQFKDGEVEIFELQEPSKKPILARDFINGKRLKVGDRIY; translated from the coding sequence ATGCGTATAGTTTTTATGGGAACACCTAGTTATGCAAAGGTGATTTTAGAAGAAATTTTAAAAAATAATTTTGAAGTTGTTGGCGTTTTTACGCAGCCTGATAAGCCAGTTAGTAGAAAAAAGATATTAACGCCACCAGACGTAAAAAAATTTATTTTAGAAAAAGAGTTAGAAATACCTATTTTTCAACCAAAGACACTAAGAGATGAAAAAGCCTATCAAGATATTTTAAATTTAAAACCCGATTTTATAATAGTTGCAGCATATGGGCAAATACTGCCTAAAAATATTTTAGACATAGCACCTTGCATAAATTTACACGCCTCAATACTTCCAAGGTACCGAGGCGCAAGCCCTATTCAAAGTGCCATTTTAGCAGGCGAAAAAGAGACAGGTATAACGGCTATGCTTATGGATGTGGGGCTTGATGATGGTGATATGCTCGCATTTTCTTATTTAAATATTAAAGGGCTTAATGCTGATGAGGTTTTTGATAAGTTATCTGTTTTAGCAGCAAAGCTAACTATAAAAGTTTTAAATGAATTTGAAAGTTTAAAGCCTATTAAACAAGATGAATCACTTGTTACAAAATGCACAAAGATAAAAAAAGAAGATGGGTTAGTTAAATTTAACGATAATGCAAAGCAAGTAATGAGGAAATTTAGAGCATTTAAGCCTTGGCCTGGAATTTTTTTAGAAAATGGAACTAAGCTTTTAGATATAAAGTTAAAAGAGGGTAAAAAAACAGAAAATTTAGGGGAAATAACAGCGATAGACAAAGTTAGTTTTTCTGTGCAGTTTAAAGATGGCGAAGTAGAGATTTTTGAGCTTCAAGAGCCATCAAAAAAACCTATTTTAGCTAGAGATTTTATTAATGGTAAAAGGCTAAAAGTTGGCGATAGAATTTATTGA
- the proB gene encoding glutamate 5-kinase, translating into MKRVVIKVGSHVLSDKDKISEERVGNLCSFLAKLMQKYEVILVSSGAISAGGHKVNIKKDSVVNRQILASVGQAYLMEIYSDIMVKYDISVAQILLTARDFDSRKATAHAKNLVDGLCKNKILPIINENDATAIEEIVFGDNDSLSANVAYYFNGDMLVILSDIDGYYDDNPNTNKNAKIRPLVPSLKKEELELKADAGSEFGTGGIVTKLKAANFLLNNNKSMFLTSGFDLKDAYSFLLDGKKIGGTLFKR; encoded by the coding sequence ATGAAAAGAGTAGTTATAAAAGTTGGCTCTCATGTTTTGAGTGATAAAGATAAAATTAGTGAAGAAAGAGTTGGAAACTTATGCTCTTTTTTAGCAAAACTTATGCAAAAATATGAAGTAATTTTGGTAAGTTCGGGTGCCATAAGTGCAGGGGGACATAAAGTCAATATTAAAAAAGATAGCGTTGTAAATAGACAGATTTTAGCTTCTGTTGGGCAGGCTTATTTGATGGAAATTTATAGCGATATAATGGTTAAATATGATATAAGTGTTGCACAAATTCTTTTAACAGCAAGGGATTTTGACTCAAGAAAAGCTACAGCCCATGCTAAAAATTTAGTTGATGGACTTTGCAAAAATAAAATTCTTCCAATCATAAATGAAAACGATGCAACGGCTATTGAAGAGATAGTTTTTGGGGATAATGATAGTCTTAGCGCAAATGTTGCTTATTATTTTAATGGCGATATGTTGGTTATTTTAAGCGATATCGATGGATATTATGATGATAATCCAAATACAAATAAAAATGCAAAAATTAGACCACTTGTACCAAGTCTTAAAAAAGAAGAGCTTGAGTTAAAAGCTGATGCTGGAAGTGAGTTTGGAACAGGCGGTATAGTAACAAAACTAAAAGCTGCAAATTTTCTACTCAACAATAATAAATCTATGTTTTTAACAAGTGGCTTTGATTTAAAAGATGCCTATTCTTTTTTACTAGATGGTAAAAAAATAGGTGGTACTTTATTTAAAAGGTAG
- the obgE gene encoding GTPase ObgE, producing MFVDSVKFSVKSGKGGAGCVSFRREKHVILGGPDGGDGGKGGDVYFFVDNNTHTLAFYKGKRVLKAQNGVGGKGRNMCGKKGEDLILTVPPGTVVYDEETSEVLFDLTKEGEKVLFLQGGKGGLGNTHFKNSVNQRPDYAQPGLPGEEKPIRLELKLIADVGLVGFPNVGKSTLISTISNAKPQIANYEFTTLTPKLGMVEVDEFSSFVMADIPGIIEGASGGRGLGIEFLKHIERTKILLFMLDATNYRDLKEQYSSLKQEIENFSSNLAKSKFAIAITKIDACENLDEIYNKFLEEFKFAKKQDIYEYDINKPYFVMPISSATNEGIKELKFSILELLNEVK from the coding sequence ATGTTTGTTGATAGTGTCAAATTTAGTGTTAAATCAGGTAAAGGCGGAGCAGGTTGTGTTAGCTTTAGAAGAGAAAAACATGTCATTTTAGGCGGTCCTGATGGTGGAGATGGCGGAAAAGGTGGCGATGTTTACTTTTTTGTTGATAATAACACCCATACGCTTGCTTTTTATAAAGGTAAAAGAGTTTTAAAAGCACAAAATGGAGTAGGTGGCAAAGGCCGAAATATGTGTGGTAAAAAAGGCGAAGATTTAATTCTTACAGTGCCACCTGGAACTGTTGTTTATGATGAAGAAACTAGCGAAGTTTTATTTGATTTAACAAAAGAGGGTGAAAAAGTTCTTTTTTTACAAGGTGGAAAAGGTGGGCTTGGAAACACCCATTTTAAAAACTCAGTAAATCAAAGACCAGACTATGCTCAGCCAGGACTTCCTGGTGAGGAAAAGCCTATAAGGCTTGAACTAAAACTAATTGCAGATGTTGGGCTTGTTGGATTTCCAAATGTTGGAAAATCAACTTTAATATCTACAATCTCAAATGCAAAACCTCAAATTGCAAATTATGAGTTTACAACACTAACTCCAAAACTTGGAATGGTTGAAGTTGATGAGTTTAGCTCTTTTGTAATGGCTGATATCCCAGGTATTATTGAGGGAGCTAGTGGTGGAAGAGGACTTGGAATAGAGTTTTTAAAGCACATAGAAAGAACTAAAATTTTACTATTTATGCTTGATGCAACAAATTATAGGGATTTAAAAGAACAATACAGCTCTTTAAAGCAAGAGATTGAGAATTTCTCATCAAATTTAGCAAAATCAAAATTTGCTATAGCTATTACAAAAATTGATGCTTGTGAAAATTTAGATGAAATTTATAATAAATTTTTAGAAGAATTTAAATTTGCTAAAAAGCAAGACATATACGAATACGATATTAATAAACCATATTTTGTTATGCCTATATCTAGTGCTACAAATGAAGGGATTAAAGAGCTTAAATTTTCTATTTTAGAGCTATTAAATGAGGTAAAATGA
- the rpmA gene encoding 50S ribosomal protein L27: MAHKKGQGSTQNNRDSIGRRLGVKKFGGEFVRAGNIIIRQRGTATHAGNNVGIGRDHTIFALTDGFVKFERFDKTRKQVSVYPEE; encoded by the coding sequence ATGGCACACAAAAAAGGTCAGGGTTCAACTCAAAACAATCGTGATTCCATAGGTCGCCGCTTAGGTGTTAAAAAGTTTGGTGGCGAATTTGTTAGAGCTGGAAATATTATCATCCGCCAAAGAGGAACTGCAACTCATGCAGGCAATAATGTTGGCATAGGAAGAGATCATACAATCTTTGCTTTAACTGATGGTTTTGTTAAATTTGAAAGATTTGATAAGACTAGAAAACAAGTTTCTGTTTATCCAGAAGAATAA
- the rplU gene encoding 50S ribosomal protein L21 — protein MYAIIKHSGKQYKISEGDFLNLDRFEANVKDIVEVTDVLAVNDGELKVGAPFVEGAKVVLEVVNLGKDKKVVIYKKRRRKDSKLKRGFRRQYTRVKVTNIQA, from the coding sequence ATGTACGCAATTATAAAGCACAGCGGAAAACAATATAAAATTAGTGAAGGTGACTTCCTAAATTTAGATAGATTTGAAGCTAATGTTAAAGATATCGTTGAAGTTACTGATGTTTTAGCAGTAAATGACGGCGAGTTAAAGGTAGGAGCGCCATTTGTAGAAGGTGCTAAGGTTGTCTTAGAAGTTGTAAATTTAGGTAAAGACAAAAAAGTTGTTATCTATAAAAAACGCAGAAGAAAAGACTCAAAGTTAAAACGCGGTTTTAGAAGACAATATACTCGCGTTAAAGTTACAAATATACAAGCCTAA
- a CDS encoding FAD-binding and (Fe-S)-binding domain-containing protein: MKKDFVGFTKNVRNFMKDRVFDDYLRCFAYGTEASCYHYIPKVVVFPQNEDEVVKIIKLANKHETPLSFRAAGSSLSGQASCEDVLVVANDNWKKIQTNEDGSVIRLGCGVIGQEANNVLKDYSRKIGPDPATIATALIGGIVNNNASGMCCGVDENSYKTIKSIRIILSDGTILDTSDELSVANFIKEKPNMIKDILDIKDEILKDAELTELIKRKYKIKNTTGYGLNSFVDFSELKDIINHIFVGSEGTLGFVSEVVYNSVIDEKYKACGLLFYKSLTDASKAIIALTELKDIVGAAEMMDYACLKSVRGIDGVPKEVYEVEEGTTAILLQTQSDFEDELNTNVKTIKDALGSYEMAFEPLYSSDPKVYDGWWKIRKGILPIVAGRRKSKTSVITEDLCFEIDKFCDGVELITNLFKKYGFSKNGVIFGHALVGNLHFVITPDLSNEKEFNNFKNLMEDMANEVTKMNGSIKAEHGTGRMVAPFVELEWGKKAYLINKKIKNAFDPKALLNPNVIISYDKEIHIKNIKNMNETEDYINFCMECGFCEKACPSKFLTLTPRQRIAVTREIDRLKSIGETTKADKLQKEYEYLGDETCAACSMCKIYCPLSIDTAQIAINLRRKNSSKSFKIANAIYENMDKVINLAKFGLSTANLSYSLVGAKNISAITKKINSFMPFPYANEYLPLKNSYKRENRNFGEKKVIYFTTCMNRGFAPSKLVFDKRSIQEVFESVCKKAGVSVVYPEGIDKLCCGKSFMDYEEIRAKNKDLLKNILLEASEGGKHEIILDHGACSTYLINELKDENQLKIVDMCEFLEEIMPKLKIKKIDENLIVHKMCAMKKRGKGDLVENLAKICTTKNVYNTAIDCCGFAGNKGFFTPELTLSATKTLKFIPANLKRGFSNSSTCEIGVSHSCGIPFMHIVYLIDECSKELYVS, from the coding sequence ATGAAAAAAGATTTTGTTGGTTTTACTAAAAATGTAAGAAATTTTATGAAAGATAGAGTTTTTGATGATTATTTAAGGTGTTTTGCTTATGGGACTGAAGCATCTTGTTATCATTATATTCCTAAAGTTGTAGTCTTTCCACAAAATGAGGATGAAGTAGTAAAAATAATAAAGCTTGCTAACAAACACGAAACACCACTATCTTTTAGAGCAGCAGGAAGCTCCCTTTCAGGTCAAGCAAGCTGTGAAGATGTGTTAGTTGTAGCAAATGATAATTGGAAAAAAATACAAACAAACGAAGATGGTAGTGTTATAAGGCTTGGTTGTGGTGTTATAGGACAAGAGGCAAATAATGTTCTTAAAGACTATAGTAGAAAAATAGGACCAGATCCAGCTACAATAGCAACAGCTCTAATAGGTGGCATTGTAAACAATAATGCCAGCGGAATGTGCTGTGGCGTAGATGAGAATAGCTATAAAACTATAAAGTCAATTAGAATTATTTTAAGTGATGGAACTATTTTAGATACCTCTGATGAGCTTTCAGTGGCAAATTTTATAAAAGAAAAACCAAACATGATTAAAGATATTCTTGATATAAAAGATGAAATTTTAAAAGACGCAGAATTAACAGAGCTTATAAAAAGAAAATATAAGATTAAAAATACAACAGGCTATGGACTAAATTCATTTGTGGATTTTAGTGAATTAAAAGATATTATTAATCACATTTTTGTTGGAAGTGAAGGAACATTGGGTTTTGTTAGCGAAGTAGTTTATAATAGTGTTATTGATGAGAAATACAAAGCCTGTGGTTTGTTGTTTTATAAAAGCCTAACAGATGCCTCAAAGGCAATTATAGCCCTTACAGAGCTTAAAGATATAGTTGGGGCTGCTGAGATGATGGACTATGCTTGTTTAAAAAGCGTAAGAGGAATTGATGGTGTTCCTAAAGAGGTTTATGAGGTAGAGGAGGGCACTACAGCTATTTTACTACAAACACAAAGCGATTTTGAAGATGAGCTTAATACTAATGTTAAAACTATAAAAGATGCCTTAGGCAGCTATGAAATGGCTTTTGAGCCACTTTATTCTAGCGATCCAAAAGTTTATGATGGTTGGTGGAAAATCAGAAAAGGAATTCTTCCTATTGTTGCAGGCAGAAGAAAAAGCAAGACTAGCGTTATAACTGAAGACTTATGCTTTGAGATAGATAAGTTTTGTGATGGGGTTGAGTTAATTACTAATCTATTTAAAAAATATGGATTTAGTAAAAATGGTGTTATTTTTGGGCATGCATTAGTTGGGAATTTACATTTTGTGATAACACCAGATTTGAGCAACGAAAAAGAGTTCAATAATTTTAAAAACTTAATGGAAGATATGGCTAATGAAGTTACTAAAATGAATGGTAGCATAAAAGCCGAACACGGAACAGGTAGAATGGTAGCACCATTTGTAGAACTTGAATGGGGCAAAAAAGCCTATTTGATAAATAAAAAAATTAAAAATGCTTTTGATCCAAAAGCTCTTTTAAATCCAAATGTTATTATAAGCTACGATAAAGAAATTCACATTAAAAATATAAAAAATATGAATGAAACAGAAGATTATATTAACTTTTGTATGGAGTGTGGTTTTTGTGAAAAAGCTTGTCCTAGTAAATTTTTAACTCTGACACCTAGGCAAAGGATAGCAGTAACCAGGGAGATAGATAGGCTAAAAAGTATAGGTGAAACCACAAAAGCAGATAAGCTTCAAAAAGAGTATGAGTATTTAGGTGATGAAACCTGTGCAGCTTGTTCTATGTGTAAAATTTATTGCCCATTGAGCATAGATACAGCACAAATTGCAATAAATTTAAGGCGTAAAAATTCTAGTAAAAGTTTTAAAATCGCAAATGCAATTTATGAAAATATGGATAAAGTTATAAACTTAGCTAAATTTGGACTAAGCACAGCAAATTTAAGCTATAGTTTAGTTGGTGCAAAAAACATAAGTGCTATAACTAAAAAAATAAACTCATTTATGCCTTTCCCTTATGCAAATGAGTATCTTCCGCTTAAAAATAGCTATAAACGAGAAAATAGAAATTTCGGAGAGAAAAAAGTTATATATTTTACAACATGTATGAACCGCGGATTTGCACCATCTAAGTTAGTATTTGATAAAAGAAGCATTCAAGAGGTTTTTGAATCTGTATGTAAAAAAGCAGGAGTTAGTGTAGTTTACCCAGAAGGGATTGATAAACTCTGCTGTGGAAAGTCTTTTATGGATTATGAAGAAATTCGTGCAAAAAATAAAGATTTATTAAAAAATATACTTCTTGAAGCAAGTGAGGGTGGAAAGCATGAGATTATACTTGATCATGGAGCTTGTTCAACATATTTGATAAATGAGTTAAAAGATGAAAATCAGCTAAAGATAGTTGATATGTGCGAGTTTTTAGAGGAAATTATGCCTAAATTAAAGATTAAAAAAATTGATGAAAATTTGATAGTTCATAAAATGTGCGCTATGAAAAAAAGAGGAAAAGGAGATTTGGTTGAAAATTTAGCCAAAATTTGCACAACTAAAAATGTGTATAATACAGCTATTGATTGTTGTGGTTTTGCAGGAAATAAAGGCTTTTTTACACCTGAACTTACTTTGAGTGCAACAAAAACACTTAAGTTCATACCGGCTAATTTAAAGCGTGGTTTTAGTAATTCTAGCACCTGTGAGATCGGCGTTAGTCACTCTTGTGGAATTCCTTTTATGCATATAGTTTATTTGATTGATGAATGTAGTAAAGAGCTATATGTTAGTTAA
- a CDS encoding L-lactate permease translates to MYTILAFLPIVVILVMMIGFKISSKYSLFIALVLTSCIALFVWDMNITDLSAYAIYGFLKAFDILVIVFGAILILNTLKSSGGMSIINKGFSNISTDRRVQVIILGWAFGAFIEGAAGFGTPAALAAPLLVGLGFPALAAAMTTLILDSTSVSYGAVGTPIFGIQGAIGNQIENAGLSLNVFMQDVSVYTAIIHSVGGFFIPMLVIALMVKFFGKNRSFKDVIPAIPFAILASVSFLIPYIFASFFLGFELPSLLGGIVSLGVLVFAAKHNFLTPKENWDFPPKEEWKNEWTGSALKKTKEVQGSQNISLFKAWLPYILISIILVITRIPALGIKGLLTSMAIDLPEIFGVSGTVYSFKYAYLPGTIPFILIALVTIYLHKMTKEEVKESWKNTFSQVSKAVIPLVAGVAMVQIMLHTDQNPHGLDTMLKMMAKFFAEISGEAYVGVAPNIGILGAFFSGSNTVSNILFSGLQFDAANLVGASPAVIIALQNVGGAIGNMICVNNIVAVSATVGLLGKGEHKLLTYNTLPCIIYMLIAVVVGYFLL, encoded by the coding sequence ATGTATACCATACTTGCGTTTTTGCCCATCGTGGTAATCTTAGTTATGATGATTGGATTTAAAATATCATCAAAATACTCTCTTTTTATTGCCCTAGTTTTAACCTCTTGTATTGCTCTTTTTGTCTGGGATATGAATATAACCGACTTAAGTGCTTATGCAATTTACGGTTTTTTAAAAGCTTTTGATATTTTAGTAATTGTTTTTGGAGCTATTTTAATCCTAAACACACTAAAATCATCAGGCGGTATGAGCATCATAAATAAAGGCTTTAGTAATATCTCAACAGATAGAAGAGTTCAAGTAATCATACTTGGTTGGGCTTTTGGTGCATTTATAGAAGGTGCTGCTGGTTTTGGAACACCTGCTGCTTTAGCTGCACCACTTTTAGTTGGGCTTGGTTTTCCTGCTTTAGCAGCTGCTATGACTACTTTGATTTTAGATTCAACATCTGTATCATATGGTGCTGTTGGAACTCCTATTTTTGGGATACAAGGGGCTATAGGAAACCAGATTGAAAATGCAGGCTTAAGCCTAAATGTATTTATGCAAGATGTAAGTGTATATACAGCAATCATTCATTCAGTTGGTGGTTTTTTTATTCCCATGCTTGTAATTGCCTTAATGGTTAAATTTTTTGGCAAAAATAGAAGTTTTAAAGATGTTATACCTGCTATACCTTTTGCTATCTTAGCTTCGGTTTCATTTTTAATTCCTTATATATTTGCATCATTTTTCTTAGGTTTTGAGTTGCCATCTCTTTTAGGGGGGATTGTATCTTTGGGGGTGCTAGTATTTGCTGCAAAGCATAATTTTTTAACACCTAAAGAAAATTGGGATTTTCCACCTAAAGAAGAGTGGAAAAATGAATGGACTGGTTCCGCACTAAAAAAGACAAAAGAGGTACAAGGCAGTCAAAACATATCTTTATTTAAAGCATGGTTGCCATATATATTAATATCTATCATACTTGTAATAACCCGTATACCTGCACTAGGCATAAAAGGTCTTTTGACATCTATGGCTATAGACTTACCTGAAATTTTTGGAGTTAGCGGAACCGTATATTCTTTCAAATATGCATACTTGCCTGGAACAATTCCATTTATACTAATAGCACTTGTAACAATTTATCTTCATAAAATGACAAAAGAAGAAGTAAAAGAGAGCTGGAAAAATACATTCTCCCAAGTATCAAAAGCGGTTATTCCCCTTGTAGCTGGTGTAGCAATGGTGCAAATCATGCTACATACAGATCAAAACCCACACGGACTTGATACAATGCTTAAAATGATGGCTAAGTTTTTTGCTGAAATTTCAGGAGAAGCTTATGTTGGCGTTGCACCAAATATTGGAATTTTAGGAGCATTTTTTTCTGGAAGCAATACTGTTTCTAACATTCTTTTTTCGGGATTACAATTTGATGCTGCAAATTTAGTTGGGGCAAGTCCTGCTGTAATCATTGCTCTTCAAAATGTTGGTGGTGCTATTGGTAATATGATTTGTGTAAACAACATAGTAGCAGTATCTGCAACAGTTGGCTTACTTGGGAAAGGTGAACACAAACTACTTACCTACAACACTCTGCCTTGCATTATTTATATGTTAATAGCTGTTGTAGTTGGGTATTTTTTACTCTGA
- a CDS encoding imm11 family protein produces MRQFYKLLQEDDRKLYATIEKGHEFDFWEEDIYKLPLEYPYKLKMVNGELKDYTGSRIRPIFSKKLRDIINEFVGEDEIEWIHLKVESKDGSSLDDAYVPRFKPVPHMFDVLNEELTILTSDGDIMVDRLSAEKTKDKHFIRLLENTLKNYVSQDLKKAMVKAKVTGVTYKKEKMYP; encoded by the coding sequence ATGAGGCAATTTTATAAACTATTACAAGAAGATGACAGAAAACTTTATGCAACTATAGAAAAGGGTCATGAGTTTGATTTTTGGGAAGAAGATATATATAAACTACCTTTAGAATATCCATATAAACTTAAAATGGTAAATGGGGAGTTAAAAGACTATACAGGTAGTAGAATTCGTCCCATATTTAGTAAAAAGTTAAGAGATATTATAAATGAATTTGTAGGAGAAGATGAGATAGAGTGGATACATTTAAAAGTAGAAAGCAAAGATGGCTCTTCTTTAGATGATGCTTATGTTCCAAGATTTAAACCTGTGCCACATATGTTTGATGTATTAAATGAAGAACTAACTATATTAACTAGTGATGGAGATATTATGGTTGATAGATTATCAGCAGAAAAAACAAAAGATAAACATTTTATAAGATTACTAGAAAATACTTTAAAAAATTATGTTTCACAAGATTTAAAAAAAGCTATGGTAAAAGCAAAAGTAACTGGTGTAACATATAAAAAAGAGAAGATGTATCCATAA